The segment GTAGCCGGTCTTGATCTTCTTGGTCTTGGGGAGGCCGAGGTCGCCGAACAGGATCTCCTGGAGCTGCTTGGGCGAGCCGAGGTTGAACTCGCGGCCGGCGGCGGCGTGCGCCTCCTCGACACAGCGCTGGATCTCGGCGGCGAACTGCGCCTCCAGGCCGCGCAGCCACTCGCGGTCGGCGGCGATGCCGTGGCGCTCCATCCGGGCGAGGAGTTCGGCGATCGGCAGTTCCATGTCGTGGAACAGCTCGACCGCGCCGACCTCGGCGAGCCGGGTGTCGAACAGGCCGGCCAGGTCGTGGACGGCGCGGGCCCGGGTCATCAGGGCCTGGGCGCCGGCCGTCGGGTCGGGCTCGTCGGCGTCGAAGCTGAGCTGGCCGGTCTCGGCCTGGGCGGTGGCGGGGGCGAGCGAGCGGCCGAGGTACTCCTCGGCGAGGACGTCGAGGGTGAAGGCGCGGCGGCCGGGCTTCTCCAGGTAGGCGGCGAGCGCGGTGTCGGCGGTGACGCCGGCGAAGCTCCAGCCGCGCTCGGCGAAAGCCCGCATGACCTGCTTGGCGATGTGCAGGGCCTTGGGGCGCTTGGGGTCGGCGAGCCAGGCGGTGAAGGCGCGGTCGTCGGCCTCGGCGAGCGCGGCGGGGTCGAACCAGGCGGCGGCGGTGCCGGTGGCGAGGGCGATCTGCTCGACCTCGCCGCTGCCGAGCGCCCAGCTGTAGTCGGCGGCGAGCGCGGTGCGGGCGTCCTCGCCGGTGTGCCGCTCCAGCCAGTCGGCGAGCGCGCCGGGTTCGGTGAGCAGGTCGCCGTCGACGGCGGGGCCGGTCGGGACCTCGGGGGCGGCGGCGGCCTCGGCGCCGGCCGGGTCGATGCCGGCCACCCGGTCGCGGAAGTTGGGGTTGCGGAACTCCAGCGCCTCCATCAGCCGGGCGACCTCGTCCTTGTCGAACGGGGCGCGCTCCAACTGGGCGACGCCGAGCGGGAGTTCGACGTCCCGGACCAGCTCGGTGAGGAAGCGGTTGCGCTTGACCGAGTCGAGGTGCTCGCGGAGCTTCTCGCCGATCTTGCCCTTGACCTCGTCGGCGTGCTCGACCAGCGCGGCGAACGAGCCGTACTGGTTGACCCACTTCGCGGCGGTCTTCTCGCCGACGCCGGGGATGCCGGGCAGGTTGTCGGACGGGTCGCCGCGCAGGGCCGCGAGGTCCGGGTACTGGTCGGGGCGGACGCCGTACTTCTCGGCGACCTTCTCCGGGGTGTAGCGGGTCAGCTCGGAGACGCCCTTGGTGGGGTAGAGCACGGTGACGTCGTCGGTGACCAGCTGGAGGGAGTCCCGGTCGCCGGTGACGACCAGCACCTCGAAGCCCTCGGCCGCGGCGGCGGTGGCCAGGGTGGCGATGACGTCGTCGGCCTCGAAGTTCTCGGCGGTGATCCGGGGCACCCGCATGGCGTCGAGGAGTTCGCCGATCAGCGGGATCTGGCTGCGGAACTCGTCCGGCGTGGCGGAGCGGTTGGCCTTGTACTCGGGGTACTCGGCGGACCGGAAGGTCTGCCGGGAGAGGTCGAAGGCGACCGCGAGGTGGGTGGGGCGCTCGTCCCGCACGGTGTTGGCCAGCATCGAGGCGAAGCCGTAGACCGCGTTGGTGTGCTGGCCGGTCGCGGTGGAGAAGTTCTCCACCGGCAGGGCGAAGAAGGCCCGGTAGGCCATCGAATGCCCGTCCAGCAGCATCAGCCTGGGCCGTCCGGCCGCACTCTTGCTCGCACCCTGTGTCGCCACGTCACGTCCCGTTCCTGCCGGTTGCACTGCCGCCCCGATCCTATGGCCCGGCGCCGACATCCCGGGCGCGGCGCGGGGCCTCCCTACCGGCGGGTAGACAGTCGTACGATCGACGCGCACAACGAAGTGAACCCCGGAACAGGAGCACCATGACCGACGCGGCGCCCGTACTGAAAGTGCCCCAGGACGTGCTGGACCACTTCGCCAAGCTGGGGGTGAGCCCGGAGACCTTCTCCGGCGGGCACCTGGGCGAGAAGCTGGGCATCACCATCGTCGAGGCCTCCCCGGACCGGGTGGTCGGCACGATGCCGGTGGAGGGCAACCAGCAGCCGTACGGGCTGCTGCACGGCGGGGCGTCGGCGGCGCTGGCCGAGACGCTGGGCTCGATCGGCGCGATGCTGCACGCCGGCCCGGGCCGCTACGCGGTCGGCGTGGACCTGAACGCGACGCACCACCGCTCGGCCACCTCCGGCCTGGTGACCGGCGTGGCGACGGCGGTGTTCAAGGGCCGCACCGCGGCGACGTACGAGATCGCGGTGACCGACGACACCGGCCGCCGGATCACCTCCTGCCGGCTGACCTGCATGCTGCGCGACCTCTAGGAGCGCGGCCGCGCCGCACGCGCCCCCTCGGGGTTTGGCCGGGTCCCGTCAGGGGCAGCCTGGGCTGGACGAGGGGGCGCCGCCATGTCCGGAGAGCGCGAACTGCCGAGCGGCCCAGGGGGGTTCCTCGGCCCGGTGGAGCCGGGCGAGGGCACCTGGACGGCCCTCGTGCTGCGCCCCGAACCCCCGCCCGAGCCGCCGCCCCGGCTGCTGACCAAACGTCAGATCTGGCTGCTGGCAAGTTTCTTGCTGCTCCTGGTCCTGGCGCTGACGATCCGGCGGGCGGCGACCTACCCTGAGCAGGCGGCGAACTCACCCCCGCCGCAACGGGTCCAGCCCTTTCCCTCGCAGTCCGTCCGGGTCGAGTACGGGGGGCCGGCGCCCGGGCCGCAGGACGGCTTCGGCCTGCGGCTGACGGTGCGCAACGCCGGTCCGGGACCGGTGGACGTGCTGGGGGTGAGCCAGGGCTACCGCGGCCTGGGGGTGTCGGTGTCGGGTTGGCTGCCGCAGACGGTGCCGCCCGGCGGGACGATCTCGCTGCGGGTGGGTCTGCGGGTGACCGACTGCTCGGGAGCCCCCGCGGACGCGAGTCTTCCTTACCTCGATGTAACGCTGCGTAACACGCGTGCCATGGAGACCCTGAGCCAGATCCTCGGCGATTCCTACGCCCGCGACCTTTCGGCGGCGCTGCACTCGGTCTGCGACGGCACCGATAACCGGACGCCGGCGACCACTTCCTCCGCGCCGGACAAACCTGTCCGATAGTCGGAGATTCCGCTTGTGACCAGCGAGTTGAGGAGGGCGGGCATCCGCTACTCGGGACGGAGCCCGGAATTCCGGGCTCCACCTGGGGTTTTCGACCATGATGTGAGATCAACTTCCAGCGTGGTCATAACAAGAGAATCACAGCCTCCCCCGCCCCAGTGCCCCAGCAGCCGACGGCGGTCTAGAGTCACGCCCAGTCACCGCGCCGTCCGGTTTCCGGACCGGCCCGTCGCGACCCGGCACCGCCAGCCCTGTGCGCGTGTCCTCCAGATCCAGAAGGAGACCCTCGTCGTGCGAAAGAGCTCACTTCTTGTCGTGGCCGTTGCAGTAACGGGGGCGCTCACCCTCTCCGCCTGCGGTTCGCGCGGCGGCTCGGGCTCCGGCTCGGACAACGCGGGCAGCAAGACCGGGGGCACCACCAAGGTCGTCGTCGGCGTCGACTCCCCGACCAGCGGCGGCCTGTCGGCCCTGGGCCTGGGCATCCGCAACTCGGTCGAGCTGGCCACGAAGATCGCCAACGAGAAGAACTACGTCCCCGGCGTGACCTTCTCGATCGAGGCCAAGGACGACCAGGCCAACCCGACCACCGGCAAGCAGAACGCCACCGCGCTGGTCGACAGCAAGGACGTGGTCGGCGTGGTCGGCCCGCTGAACTCCAGCGTCTCGCAGACCATGCAGAAGGTCTTCGACGACGGCAAGCTGGCCCAGGTCTCGCCGTCCAACACCAACCCGGAGCTGTCGCTCGGCGCGAAGTGGGGCGACAACCAGTTCGTCCGCCAGTACAAGTCGTACTTCCGCACCGCCACCACCGACGTGGTGCAGGGCAAGTTCGCCGCCCAGTACCTGTACAACGACGCGAAGAAGACCAAGGTCTACGTCATCGACGACAAGAAGACCTACGGCGCGGGCCTGGCCGCGATCTTCGCCGACGAGTTCAAGAAGCTCGGCGGCACCGTGGTCGGCAGCGACCACATCAACCCGGGCGACAAGGACTTCTCCGCGGTCGCCACCAAGGTCGCCTCCTCCGGCGCCGACTCGGTCTACTACGGCGGCGAGTACCCGGACGCCGGCCCGCTCAGCGACCAGCTGAAGAAGGGCGGCGCCAAGGTCCCGCTGTTCGGCGGCGACGGCATCTACGACCCGGAGTTCGTCAAGCTCGCCAACGGCAACGGCGAGGGCGACCTGGCCACCTCGGTCGGCGTGCCGGTCGAGGAGCTGGACACCGCCAAGGAGTTCGTCGCCAACTACGCCAAGGCCGGCTACAAGGACGCGTACGCGGCCTACGGCGGCTACTCGTACGACGCCGCCTGGTCGATCATCGAGGCGGTCAAGGCCGCGGTCGACCACAACGGCGGCAAGGTGCCCGCCGACCTGCGCACCAAGGTGCTGGACGAGCTCGGCAAGGTGAAGTTCACCGGCGTCACCGGCCCGGTCTCGTTCGACCAGTACGGCGACACCACCAACAAGCAGCTGACCGTGTACAGCGTCCAGGGCGGCGCCTGGAAGAAGGTCAAGAGCGGTACCTACAGCGGCTGATCCGCCCCTTCCCCCACGCGCAAGACAGACAGCCGTGTCGGCGGAGGACCGCCCCTGCCCGGCGGGACCGGCCAGGCAGGGGCGGCCCTCCGCCTTCTCGTACCCCCCTATCCACGGAGGCCCGCGGTGCACGAACTGCCGCAAAACCTGGCCAACGGACTGATGCTCGGCCTGATGTACGGCCTGATCGCCATCGGCTACACGATGGTCTACGGCATCGTCCAGCTCATCAACTTCGCCCACGGCGAGATCTTCATGATCGGCGGTTTCGGCGCGCTGACCGCCTACGCGGCGCTGCCGCAGGGCACCTCACTCTGGCTGGCGCTGCCGGTCATGATCCTCGGCGGTGTGCTCGCCTCCGTGCTCACCGCCACCGCCGCCGAGCGCTTCGCCTACCGGCCGCTGCGCGGGGCGCCGCGGCTGGCGCCGCTGATCACCGCGATCGGCCTGTCGATCGCGCTCCAGCAGGTGGTGTGGGCGTTCTACCCGGACGGCAAGAAGGCGCTGTCCTTCCCGCAGTTCGCCGGCGACCCGATCGGGCTGGGCGCCTTCCACCTCCAGCGCAACGACCTGTTCCTGCTGGCGGCGGCGCCGCTGTGCATGCTGGTGCTGGCCACCTTCGTCCGGCTGACCCGGACCGGCCGGGCCATGCAGGCCACCGCGCAGGACCCGGACACCGCCAAGCTGATGGGCGTCGACACCGACCGGATCATCGTGATCGCGTTCGCGCTGGGCGCGGCCTTCGCCGCCGTCGCGGCGGTCGCGCACGGCCTGCGCTACGGCCAGGTCGACTTCACGATGGGCTTCCTGGCCGGCCTGAAGGCGTTCACGGCGGCCGTGCTGGGCGGCATCGGCAACATCTACGGCGCGATGCTGGGCGGTCTGGTGCTCGGCATCGCCGAGTCGCTGGCGACCGCGTACATCCAGGACGTGCCGGGCATGCACCAGCTCGGCGGCGGCGCCTGGGCCAACGTCTGGGCGTTCGTGCTGCTGATCGTGGTGCTGCTGGTGCGTCCCCAGGGCCTGCTGGGCCAGCGCGTAGCGGATCGGGTGTGAGCGCGATGACCGACCTCTCGACCCCAGAGACCCTCCACGAGGGCACCCACGAGACCTCCCGGGTGCTGCCGCTGCCCGCGCACCTCGCGCTCGGCGCGACGGTGGCCGGCGGCGTGCTGGCCGCCGCGTCCGCGGCGATGTCCTGGACCTGGACGGCGGACTTCCCCGGCGACCTGACCTTCTACGGCTCCCCGGCCGGCCTGCAGTGGCTGGCGCTGGCCGGCGGCCTGCTGACCGCGCTGCTGGCACTGGCGGCCCGCGGGCTGAAGGGCCTGCGCTGGCTGAGCCCGTCCGGCGGCCACAACGGCGTGCTGTTCGCCGCGCTCGGCACCTTCGCGGTGTGCTGGTACGCGGTGGTGGCGATCGCCGTCGAGCTGAACGGCCTGGTCAACCTCGACCCGGGCGGCTGGCTGGCCGCCGTCGGCTCGCTGCTCGCCGTGGTCGGTGCGCTCGGCCTGCCGCTGGACCGCCGCCGCACCGTCCGCCACCGCGAGCTGCACTGGGGCCTGTACGTGGTACTGGGCGTCTCGGCGCTGCTCCGGGTCGGCTTCGGCCAGGGCTGGGCGCTGGACGCGGTGCCGCCGGGCGTCCGCCCGCTGTTCTCCGAGAACCTGTGGTTCTTCGTCGCGCTGCCCGCCGCGATCGCGGCCTTCCGGCTCTGGCGGCTGCTGGACGGCCGGCTGCGGCTGGGCCGGATCGAGCGCCCGCTGCCGGCCGCCCGGAGGCTGCCCGGCTGGGCGGAGATCCTGGTGGTGACCGCGGTGTTCGCGGTCGGCCTGGGCGTGGTCGAGTTCGGCGTCTCCACCGAGTACGGCGAGCTGTTCGTCGGCTTCCTGCTGCTGGCCGCGTTCGCCACCGCGGCGCTGCTGGCCTCCGGCGCGGTCGGCCGGCTGCGCGAACTGACCGCGCGGCACCGGGCGGTGACCACCGGCGCGGCCTTCGCGGCGGCGGGCGCGTTCCCGTTCACCCAGAACAGCGAGACGTACGTGCTGATCGGCACGAACATCCTGATCTTCGCGACGGTGGCGCTCGGCCTGAACGTGGTGGTCGGCCTGGCCGGCCTGCTGGACCTCGGCTACGTGGCCTTCCTCGGGGTCGGCGCGTACGCGGCGGCGCTGGTGTCGGGCTCGCAGTTCTCGGTGTTCAGCGGCGTGCACCTGCCGTTCCCGGTCGCGGTGCTGATCGGCGCGCTGGCGGCGCTGGTGTTCGGCGTGGTGATCGGCGCGCCGACGCTGCGGCTGCGCGGCGACTACCTGGCGATCGTGACGCTGGGCTTCGGCGAGATCTTCCGGATCGCGATGAACAACCTGGACGGCCGCTCCGGCCCGAGCCTGACCAACGGCCCGAACGGCATCGCGGCGATCCCGGACGTCAACCTGTTCGGCTTCGACTTCGGCCAGGCGCACGACTTCGGGGCGCTGCACCTCGGCAAGAACGGCAACTACCTGCTGCTGATGCTGGTCGCCACCGCGGTCGTGGTGACGGTGTTCGGCCGGGTCGCCAACTCCCGGATCGGCCGGGCCTGGGTGGCGATCAGGGAGGACGAGACGGCGGCCGAGGCGATGGGCATCAACGGCTTCCGGGTGAAGCTGATCGCCTTCGCGCTGGGCGCGACGCTGGCCGGCCTGGCGGGCGCGGTGCAGGCGCACGTGTCGGGCGCGGTCTCGCCCGACCAGTACCTGTTCAGCAGCCCGACGCCGCCCAACTCGGCGTTCCTGCTGGCCGCGGTGATCCTCGGCGGCATGGGCACCATCAGCGGCCCGCTGGTGGGCGCGGCGCTGCTGTTCCTGATCCCGGCGAAGCTGGAGTTCCTGCAGTCCTACCAGCTGCTGGCGTTCGGCGTGGCGCTGATCCTGCTGATGCGCTTCCGCCCGGAGGGCCTGATCCCCAACCGGCGGCAGCAGTTGGAGTACCACGAGGCGCACCTGCCCGCGCAGGCCGCCCCGATCGACGACGTACCGACCAAGGCTGGGGCGTGAGCACCGTGACCACCGACACCGCTCCCGCCCCCGGCCCGGCCCCCGCGCCGGCCGCCCCGCCCGTGCTGGAAGCCTCCGGCGTGGTGATGCGCTTCGGCGGCCTGACCGCCGTCGGCGGCGTCGACCTGACGGTCCGGCAGGGCGAGATCGTCGGCCTGATCGGCCCGAACGGGGCCGGCAAGACGACCTTCTTCAACTGCCTGACCGGGCTGTACGTGCCGACCGAGGGCACCGTGGCCTACAAGGGCCGGGTGCTGCCGCCGAAGCCGCACCTGGTGACCCAGGCCGGCATCGCCCGGACCTTCCAGAACATCCGGCTGTTCGCCAACATGACGGCGCTGGAGAACGTCCTGGTCGGCCGGCACACCCGCACCAGGGAGGGACTGTTCTCGGCGATCCTGCGCGGCCCGGGCTACCGGCGGGCCGAGGCGGAGAGCCGGGAGCGGGCCCGCGAACTGCTGGAGTTCTGCGGCCTCGGCGCCAAGGCCGACCACCTGGCCCGGAACCTGCCGTACGGCGAGCAGCGCAAGCTGGAGATCGCCCGGGCACTGGCGTCCGAACCCGGCCTGCTGCTGCTGGACGAGCCGACCGCGGGCATGAACCCGCAGGAGACCCGGGCCGCCGAGGAGCTGGTCTTCGCGATCCGGGACCTGGGGATCGCGGTGCTGGTGATCGAGCACGACATGAAGTTCATCTTCAACCTGTGCGACCGCACCGCGGTGCTGGTGCAGGGCCGGAAGATCGTCGAGGGCGACCGGGAGACCGTCCAGAACGACGAACGGGTGGTCACCGCCTACCTGGGCGCCCCGCTCGAAGGAACCACCGCAGCTCAGGAGGACGGCCAGTGACCGCTCTGCTGGAGGTCGAGGACCTCCGTGTCGCCTACGGCAAGATCGAGGCCGTCAAGGGCATCTCGTTCACCGTCGACCAGGGCGAGGTCACCACCCTGATCGGCACCAACGGCGCCGGCAAGACCACCACCCTGCGCACCCTGTCCGGGCTGCTCCGGCCGACCTCCGGCAAGGTGCTGTTCGACGGGCAGGCGATCGACACGGTGCCCGCGCACCGGATCGTCGCGCTCGGCCTGGCCCACTCGCCCGAGGGCCGGCACATCTTCCCCCGGATGACCATCGAGGAGAACCTGCTGCTGGGCGCGTTCCTGCGACGCGACTCGGCGGGCATCGCCGAGGACGTCGAACGGGCCTGCACGCTGTTCCCGATCCTCGCGGAGCGGCGCAGGCAGGCCGCGGGCACCCTCTCCGGCGGCGAGCAGCAGATGCTGGCGATGGGGCGGGCCCTGATGTCCCGGCCCAAACTGCTGATGCTGGACGAGCCGTCGATGGGCCTGTCGCCGCTGATGATGCAGAAGATCATGGCGACCATCGTCGAACTGAAGGCCGCCGGCACCACCATCCTGCTGGTGGAGCAGAACGCCCAGGCGGCGCTCTCGCTCTCGGACCGGGCGTACGTGATGACCACCGGCCGGATCACGCTCTCCGGCACCGGCGCCGAGCTGCTGCACGACGAGTCGGTCCGCCGGCAGTACCTCGGCGAGGACTGACCCGGGCCGGCCCGCGCCGGTGCCCCCGTCCCCGGTGGGGAGGACGGGGGCACCGGCGCGTGCGCGAGCGCGGGCGGCGGGGGCTCAGCCCTCGGCCGTCTCGGCCTTCTTGCGGTCCTGGGCGGCGCCCTCCTCGATCACGGCCTCGGCGACGGCGGCCATCGTCATCCGGCGGTCCATCGAGGTCTTCTGGATCCAGCGGAACGCGGCGGGCTCGTTCAGACCGAACTTGGTCTGCAGGACGCTCTTCGCCCGGTCGACCAGCTTGCGGGTCTCCAGCCGCTGCGAGAGGTCCGCGATCTCCTGCTCCAGGGTGCGCATCTCGGTGTAGCGGGAGACCGCCATCTCGATCGCCGGCACCAGGTCGCTCTTGCTGAACGGCTTGACGATGTACGCCATCGCGCCGGCGTCACGGGCCCGGTCGACCAGCTCGCGCTGCGAGAACGCGGTCAGCATCAGCACCGGGGCGAGGTGCTGCTCGTGGATCCGCTCGGCGGCCGAGAGGCCGTCCAGCACGGGCATCTTGACGTCCAGGATGGCCAGGTCGGGCTTGAGCTCCTCGACCAGCCTGACCGCCGTCTCGCCGTCACCGGCCTCACCGACGACGGTGTAGCCCTCCTCCTCCAGCATCTCCTTCAGGTCGAGGCGGATCAGCGCCTCGTCCTCGGCGATGACGATTCGGGTGATCTGGGGCGAGTCGGTGTCAAGCGGCTGGGGCTGCTCGTCGGGGGTGCTCACGGGGCTCCTCGGTCCGGCGGGGTGCTGCATGCATGAGCCTACTCAGCTGCGACCGGGAGCGCGCACAGGGTATCCTTCTCCCACCCAGCCTCGCCGGGTTGGTGGAACGGCATACACGGATGTCTCAAACACA is part of the Kitasatospora setae KM-6054 genome and harbors:
- the polA gene encoding DNA polymerase I produces the protein MATQGASKSAAGRPRLMLLDGHSMAYRAFFALPVENFSTATGQHTNAVYGFASMLANTVRDERPTHLAVAFDLSRQTFRSAEYPEYKANRSATPDEFRSQIPLIGELLDAMRVPRITAENFEADDVIATLATAAAAEGFEVLVVTGDRDSLQLVTDDVTVLYPTKGVSELTRYTPEKVAEKYGVRPDQYPDLAALRGDPSDNLPGIPGVGEKTAAKWVNQYGSFAALVEHADEVKGKIGEKLREHLDSVKRNRFLTELVRDVELPLGVAQLERAPFDKDEVARLMEALEFRNPNFRDRVAGIDPAGAEAAAAPEVPTGPAVDGDLLTEPGALADWLERHTGEDARTALAADYSWALGSGEVEQIALATGTAAAWFDPAALAEADDRAFTAWLADPKRPKALHIAKQVMRAFAERGWSFAGVTADTALAAYLEKPGRRAFTLDVLAEEYLGRSLAPATAQAETGQLSFDADEPDPTAGAQALMTRARAVHDLAGLFDTRLAEVGAVELFHDMELPIAELLARMERHGIAADREWLRGLEAQFAAEIQRCVEEAHAAAGREFNLGSPKQLQEILFGDLGLPKTKKIKTGYTTDADALTWLATQTTNELPVILLRHRDQAKLRTTVEGLLKTVSPQGRIHTTFNQMVAATGRLSSQDPNLQNIPVRTEEGRAIRRAFVVGEGYETLLTADYSQIELRIMAHLSEDEALIEAFTSGEDLHTTVASQVFAVAPADVDAEMRRKIKAMSYGLAYGLSAYGLSQQLGIKPAEAQGLMDTYFERFGGVRDYLHNVVEEARAVGYTETLLGRRRYLPDLTSDNRQRREMAERMALNAPIQGSAADIVKIAMLRVDEALRTAGLTSRMLLQVHDEIVLEVAPGERERVEALVREQMAGAYPLRAPLDVSVGAGADWEAAAH
- a CDS encoding PaaI family thioesterase, with the translated sequence MTDAAPVLKVPQDVLDHFAKLGVSPETFSGGHLGEKLGITIVEASPDRVVGTMPVEGNQQPYGLLHGGASAALAETLGSIGAMLHAGPGRYAVGVDLNATHHRSATSGLVTGVATAVFKGRTAATYEIAVTDDTGRRITSCRLTCMLRDL
- a CDS encoding branched-chain amino acid ABC transporter substrate-binding protein, translated to MRKSSLLVVAVAVTGALTLSACGSRGGSGSGSDNAGSKTGGTTKVVVGVDSPTSGGLSALGLGIRNSVELATKIANEKNYVPGVTFSIEAKDDQANPTTGKQNATALVDSKDVVGVVGPLNSSVSQTMQKVFDDGKLAQVSPSNTNPELSLGAKWGDNQFVRQYKSYFRTATTDVVQGKFAAQYLYNDAKKTKVYVIDDKKTYGAGLAAIFADEFKKLGGTVVGSDHINPGDKDFSAVATKVASSGADSVYYGGEYPDAGPLSDQLKKGGAKVPLFGGDGIYDPEFVKLANGNGEGDLATSVGVPVEELDTAKEFVANYAKAGYKDAYAAYGGYSYDAAWSIIEAVKAAVDHNGGKVPADLRTKVLDELGKVKFTGVTGPVSFDQYGDTTNKQLTVYSVQGGAWKKVKSGTYSG
- a CDS encoding branched-chain amino acid ABC transporter permease yields the protein MHELPQNLANGLMLGLMYGLIAIGYTMVYGIVQLINFAHGEIFMIGGFGALTAYAALPQGTSLWLALPVMILGGVLASVLTATAAERFAYRPLRGAPRLAPLITAIGLSIALQQVVWAFYPDGKKALSFPQFAGDPIGLGAFHLQRNDLFLLAAAPLCMLVLATFVRLTRTGRAMQATAQDPDTAKLMGVDTDRIIVIAFALGAAFAAVAAVAHGLRYGQVDFTMGFLAGLKAFTAAVLGGIGNIYGAMLGGLVLGIAESLATAYIQDVPGMHQLGGGAWANVWAFVLLIVVLLVRPQGLLGQRVADRV
- a CDS encoding branched-chain amino acid ABC transporter permease, with amino-acid sequence MTDLSTPETLHEGTHETSRVLPLPAHLALGATVAGGVLAAASAAMSWTWTADFPGDLTFYGSPAGLQWLALAGGLLTALLALAARGLKGLRWLSPSGGHNGVLFAALGTFAVCWYAVVAIAVELNGLVNLDPGGWLAAVGSLLAVVGALGLPLDRRRTVRHRELHWGLYVVLGVSALLRVGFGQGWALDAVPPGVRPLFSENLWFFVALPAAIAAFRLWRLLDGRLRLGRIERPLPAARRLPGWAEILVVTAVFAVGLGVVEFGVSTEYGELFVGFLLLAAFATAALLASGAVGRLRELTARHRAVTTGAAFAAAGAFPFTQNSETYVLIGTNILIFATVALGLNVVVGLAGLLDLGYVAFLGVGAYAAALVSGSQFSVFSGVHLPFPVAVLIGALAALVFGVVIGAPTLRLRGDYLAIVTLGFGEIFRIAMNNLDGRSGPSLTNGPNGIAAIPDVNLFGFDFGQAHDFGALHLGKNGNYLLLMLVATAVVVTVFGRVANSRIGRAWVAIREDETAAEAMGINGFRVKLIAFALGATLAGLAGAVQAHVSGAVSPDQYLFSSPTPPNSAFLLAAVILGGMGTISGPLVGAALLFLIPAKLEFLQSYQLLAFGVALILLMRFRPEGLIPNRRQQLEYHEAHLPAQAAPIDDVPTKAGA
- a CDS encoding ABC transporter ATP-binding protein; this translates as MSTVTTDTAPAPGPAPAPAAPPVLEASGVVMRFGGLTAVGGVDLTVRQGEIVGLIGPNGAGKTTFFNCLTGLYVPTEGTVAYKGRVLPPKPHLVTQAGIARTFQNIRLFANMTALENVLVGRHTRTREGLFSAILRGPGYRRAEAESRERARELLEFCGLGAKADHLARNLPYGEQRKLEIARALASEPGLLLLDEPTAGMNPQETRAAEELVFAIRDLGIAVLVIEHDMKFIFNLCDRTAVLVQGRKIVEGDRETVQNDERVVTAYLGAPLEGTTAAQEDGQ
- a CDS encoding ABC transporter ATP-binding protein, producing MTALLEVEDLRVAYGKIEAVKGISFTVDQGEVTTLIGTNGAGKTTTLRTLSGLLRPTSGKVLFDGQAIDTVPAHRIVALGLAHSPEGRHIFPRMTIEENLLLGAFLRRDSAGIAEDVERACTLFPILAERRRQAAGTLSGGEQQMLAMGRALMSRPKLLMLDEPSMGLSPLMMQKIMATIVELKAAGTTILLVEQNAQAALSLSDRAYVMTTGRITLSGTGAELLHDESVRRQYLGED
- a CDS encoding ANTAR domain-containing response regulator, with the translated sequence MQHPAGPRSPVSTPDEQPQPLDTDSPQITRIVIAEDEALIRLDLKEMLEEEGYTVVGEAGDGETAVRLVEELKPDLAILDVKMPVLDGLSAAERIHEQHLAPVLMLTAFSQRELVDRARDAGAMAYIVKPFSKSDLVPAIEMAVSRYTEMRTLEQEIADLSQRLETRKLVDRAKSVLQTKFGLNEPAAFRWIQKTSMDRRMTMAAVAEAVIEEGAAQDRKKAETAEG